The sequence ACGCCGTCAATTTCCGCCAGGAGCGCGCGGACCACCTGCTCCGTGACCTGCGAGTCCCCGCCGGAGCCCCGGTGGGGCGCGAGCGCGTCTATTTCGTCGAAGAACATGATGCAGGGGGCGGTCATGCGCGCCTTCTTGAAGAGCTCGCGGACGTCCTTCTCGCTCTCACCGACCCACTTGGAGAGGAGTTGAGACCCCTTGATGGATATGAAGTTGGTGCCGCTCTCGCTGGCGACGGCTCTGGCCAGCAGCGTCTTGCCGGTGCCGGGCGGGCCGGTCAGCAGGATACCTCTGGCGGGCTTGGCGTGGGCGTGCTTGAACAGCGTGGCGTACTTCATGGGCCATTCGATGGTCTCGCGGAGCGCCTGCTTGGCCTCTTCCAGACCGCCCACGTCCTCCCATTTGACCTTGTCCACATCCGTGGCAAGCTCGCGGATTGCGGAGGGCTTGAGACCCTTGGCGGCCTCCATGAAGTCATCCCGATGGACCATCAGCCCCTTGAGCTTCTCCGGCGTCAGCTGGTTCGTATCAAAGTCAACGTTCTGCATCTCCTTGCGGAGACGGACCATGGCCGCCTCGCGGCAGAGGTTCGCCAGGTCCGCGCCCACGTAGCCGTAGGTCAGGTTGGAGACCTCGCCCAAGTTCACATCCGACGCCATGGGCATGATGCGCGTGTGGATTTTGAGGATCTCCATCCGTCCCTTGTAGTCGGGGATGGAGATGTGTATCTCCCGGTCGAAGCGCCCGGGTCGTCGCAGCGCCGGGTCCAGCGAGCCGGGGATGTTGGTGGCCGCGATGACCATGACCTGGCCGCGTGCCTCCAGGCCGTCCATGAGCGCCATGAGCTGTGCGACGACGCGCTTCTCCACCTCGCCGTACACGTCCTCGCGCTTGGCGGCGATTGAGTCAATCTCGTCCAGGAAGATGATGCTGGGGGCGTTCTCCTGAGCCTCGCGGAAGACCTCGCGGAGGTGGGCCTCCGATTCGCCGTAGAACTTATGGAAGACCTCCGGCCCGCTTACATAGACGAAGTGGGCGGACGTTTCTCCGGCCACGGCGCGCGCCGTGAGGGTCTTGCCCGTGCCGGGGGGTCCATAGAGCAGGACGCCCTTGGGTGGTTCAATGCCCAG comes from Dehalococcoidia bacterium and encodes:
- a CDS encoding CDC48 family AAA ATPase → MSDGTIKDDEKSISLEVAEAPAGDTGRGIARIDPQDMERVSAVIGDVIRLEGKRATFAKVMRTYTTERGKGVIQVDDIVRANAKVGLGESVGVSKSTYVLGKEVALSALSTFSDPGGKTTEELSRHLQGMVVYKGDKARLERGDLPSIDFIVGSTDPEGPVVVGTDTAVKVKAGDKTKDGQKVSYSDVGGLGTQLQQVREVVELPLKHPEVFTQLGIEPPKGVLLYGPPGTGKTLTARAVAGETSAHFVYVSGPEVFHKFYGESEAHLREVFREAQENAPSIIFLDEIDSIAAKREDVYGEVEKRVVAQLMALMDGLEARGQVMVIAATNIPGSLDPALRRPGRFDREIHISIPDYKGRMEILKIHTRIMPMASDVNLGEVSNLTYGYVGADLANLCREAAMVRLRKEMQNVDFDTNQLTPEKLKGLMVHRDDFMEAAKGLKPSAIRELATDVDKVKWEDVGGLEEAKQALRETIEWPMKYATLFKHAHAKPARGILLTGPPGTGKTLLARAVASESGTNFISIKGSQLLSKWVGESEKDVRELFKKARMTAPCIMFFDEIDALAPHRGSGGDSQVTEQVVRALLAEIDGVEELGGVILLGATNRLDMVDTALLSPGRFDQIIHLPLPDIKARLEILKVHTRGKSLASDVNLETLSELTSDYSGGDIAFVCRRATMLAIREYVDKGGEMGDYSKFSIAARHFRKAMEEVRRPAMHQH